One window from the genome of Bdellovibrio sp. NC01 encodes:
- a CDS encoding 2OG-Fe(II) oxygenase: MEQKQINPTILEGMLQELAEKNWAVSKQIFSKDYCQALAHECQNLALQGQLNKASIGKGSTKQIQGDVRGDFILWLDQHPFLNALDEIRQELNRFFFLGLKRVEAHFALYPPGAGYDKHIDNHRGANHRKITFVLYLNENWQKSHGGQLSIFNPEQEHEKIAEVEPTLGTLILFRSDLFPHQVEKSAADRMSLTGWFRDDAL; encoded by the coding sequence TTGGAACAGAAGCAAATCAATCCGACAATTTTAGAGGGTATGTTGCAGGAATTGGCCGAAAAAAATTGGGCAGTTTCTAAGCAGATTTTTTCCAAAGACTACTGCCAAGCTCTTGCCCACGAGTGTCAAAATCTTGCCCTACAAGGACAATTGAATAAGGCCTCGATCGGCAAAGGTTCGACCAAGCAAATTCAAGGCGATGTGCGCGGGGATTTTATCCTGTGGCTTGATCAGCACCCGTTCTTGAATGCACTCGATGAGATTCGTCAGGAATTAAATCGCTTCTTTTTTTTAGGACTAAAACGAGTCGAAGCACACTTTGCTCTGTACCCGCCTGGTGCGGGATATGACAAACACATTGATAATCATCGCGGCGCCAACCACCGCAAGATTACTTTTGTGCTTTACTTAAATGAGAATTGGCAAAAGAGCCACGGCGGACAACTCAGCATTTTCAATCCAGAACAGGAACATGAGAAAATCGCTGAAGTAGAACCGACGCTTGGAACGCTGATCCTTTTCCGCAGCGACCTTTTCCCCCACCAAGTGGAAAAGAGTGCGGCGGATCGCATGAGTTTAACTGGTTGGTTTAGGGACGATGCATTATGA